The Afipia massiliensis genome has a segment encoding these proteins:
- a CDS encoding metallopeptidase family protein, with product MWPTAKSPSLAEMEAIAHDAFARLPKHFRALCEGVIIQIDDFPSDEVLEEMKAESEFDLLGLFQGVGLPFRSSGDVAPMPNMVWLYRRPILDYWAEHDETLGNIITHVLVHEIGHHFGLSDDDMETIEASVA from the coding sequence ATGTGGCCGACCGCGAAATCCCCCAGCCTTGCCGAAATGGAAGCCATCGCGCATGACGCCTTCGCGCGGCTGCCGAAACATTTCCGCGCGCTGTGCGAGGGCGTCATCATCCAGATCGACGATTTTCCTTCGGACGAAGTCCTCGAGGAGATGAAGGCCGAGAGCGAGTTCGATCTGCTCGGGCTGTTTCAGGGCGTCGGCCTGCCGTTCCGCTCCAGCGGCGACGTGGCGCCCATGCCGAACATGGTCTGGCTCTATCGCCGCCCGATCCTCGATTACTGGGCGGAGCACGACGAGACGCTGGGCAACATCATCACCCATGTTCTGGTGCACGAGATCGGGCACCATTTCGGGTTGTCCGACGACGACATGGAAACGATCGAGGCGAGCGTCGCCTGA
- the leuD gene encoding 3-isopropylmalate dehydratase small subunit yields MDKFTTLEGVAAPLKIINVDTDMIIPKQYLKTIKRTGLGKGLFSEQRYKDDGSENPDFVLNKPSYRNAKILVAGDNFGCGSSREHAPWALGDFGIRCIISTSFGDIFYNNCFKNGILPIRVSQDELDKLFDDADRGANATLTIDLEKQEIRGPDGGTIKFELDPFRKHCMLNGLDDIGLTMEKGKSIDVFEAKEKTERPWL; encoded by the coding sequence ATGGACAAGTTTACGACCCTCGAAGGCGTCGCGGCGCCGCTGAAGATCATCAATGTCGATACCGACATGATCATCCCGAAGCAGTATCTCAAGACCATCAAGCGCACCGGCCTCGGCAAGGGACTGTTTTCCGAACAGCGCTACAAGGACGATGGCAGCGAGAACCCGGATTTCGTCCTCAACAAGCCGTCCTATCGCAACGCCAAGATTCTCGTGGCCGGCGACAACTTCGGCTGCGGCTCGAGCCGCGAGCACGCCCCATGGGCGCTGGGAGATTTCGGCATCCGCTGCATCATCTCGACCTCGTTCGGCGACATTTTCTACAACAACTGCTTCAAGAACGGCATCCTGCCGATCCGCGTCTCGCAGGACGAACTCGACAAGCTGTTCGACGATGCGGATCGCGGCGCCAACGCCACGCTGACCATCGACCTTGAAAAGCAGGAAATCCGCGGTCCCGACGGCGGCACGATCAAGTTCGAGCTCGATCCGTTCCGCAAGCACTGCATGCTGAACGGTCTCGACGACATCGGCCTGACGATGGAGAAGGGCAAGTCGATCGACGTGTTCGAGGCAAAGGAAAAAACCGAACGTCCGTGGCTGTGA